CTGAGAAGCGCTACAGCCAGATTGAGAAAGAGATGCTCAGTGTGGTCTTTGGTCTCACAAGGTTCCATACCTATACCTATGGAAGGAAAGTAACAGTGTACAAtgatcacaaaccacttgctGCGGTACTCAAGCGACCCGTTGGAGAGAATCCCATTCGACTTCAGAGAATGCTGTGCCGAATTATGGGATATGACCTTGACTTCATGTACATCAAAGGCAAAGACCTGCTTATCGCTGATGCCCTTAGCAGATCCCACATGACTAATCACACTCGCAGCCAGAGCGAAGAAGAGATTGAAACCATTGGATTGGTTATTCAAGATCAAAGTGTGACCAGCCACCTAAAAGAAATCTCAGAGGCAACTGCCACGGACAAGGTCCTTCAGTCAGTAATCAGCCTCATCTCTGAAAACTGGCCCATCAGCAAAAGACGTCTCCCGACGGAAGTTCTTCCATTCTGGAGTATCAAAGATCAACTATCATTCCATGATGGCATCATCTACAAAGGTGATCGCATTGTAGTTCCAGCTACAATGAGGAAGAGCTTAACTGAAAAGCTCCATCAAGCCCACATGGGTGTTGAGTCAACTTTAAGACGTGCTCGTACATCTCTTTGGTGGCCCGGTATGAACTCTCAACTGAAGCAGTTCATATCTTCATGTCAAGTTTGTCAATCCTTTCAGAGAAACAACCAGAAAGAAACTCTGATGAGTCATTCTATTCCTTCTAGACCCTGGTCGAAAATTGGAGCCGACCTTTTTGAGTTCAAAGAGGAACACTATTTAGTTTTGGTTGATTACTACAGCGATTGGATCGAATTTGATAAGATGAAAGATCAAACTGCAACTGAAACCATTGCCCTGCTACTCAAACAGTTCTCACGATGGGGACTTCCCGATGAGATTGTCACTGACTGTGGAAAGAATTTTGACTCTAAGGAATTCTCACAATTCTGTCAGAGGAAGCAGATAAAACACACGAAATCCTCACCACACCATCACCAGAGCAATGGCAAAGCAGAATCCGCTGTGAAGATCGTCAAAGCTATCCTGAGAAAGACTGAAAACTCTGCTTTAAATCCTTACGAAGCCCTACTTGATCAACATAATACACCTACTGTTGACATGACGACCTCCCCTGCTCAAAGATTACTACATCGAAGACTGAAATCTGAAATTCCTATGAAAGCCACCCTGCTTACACCGGAAATTGCTGAAACCGTCCTGGAAGAGAAAGCTAAGAAATCAGCCAAGTCTGAAATGTATTACAATAGAACTGCAAAAGACCTGAGTGTTTTAAAACCTGGAGATACGGTTACTATCAAGCCTGAAGGAGTAACCAAAGGACAAAAATGGAGGAAAGGCCTTGTTGTTCAGAAACTTCCATATCGTTCATACAACGTTGAAGTGGATGGCAAAACCCTGCGAAGAAACCGTGTACACCTAAAGCCGATAGGAAAGCCGACGAACCCGGAGAAGACGCACTCTGCCCAAAAGCCAAATGCCTATGTTAAAGTCAGTGCTCCGGATACTAAAAACTCTAGTTCAAATTATGTACCTAAGCCTGCTAAGCCTGCTACGCCTGCTAAGTCTGCTAAGAAAATGGAACTAGTCGTTGCAAAACGGACACGTTCAGGCCGTCTAGTTAAAGTACCCGCAAGATACTCTTCATAGACTGTTAACgtaaaattgttcattttactGGGGGGAAGGTGTTAGGAGATTGGACCCGAGTCTAGAGTATTATGGGATGTAGAGCGAGAGTAACACGAGTTGAAGTTGTTCACATTAAACGTTGAGTTTATATGAACCGGTGTCGTCTCTTCCACGCAATAACAATTACAATCctaacaatttgctctgtaaataactctggattgttgtgaacgaataatacggtccttgtaaggaaagaaagattttatacatcgagtgctctgaaaatcaatcttaaggttaacacacgagtagaatttgtacacacaagatttcaggcgtttagcgacttggttgctttgcaaGCCTAAGTAGGGAAGTAGGATAACAGTATCTTTCTTGGGAACTGTAGACACTGGATCgctatgctgatgttgtctgtttttgttcaaaacatcgttgatatgATAGTTGATTATGCCTCGTGGGTAGCCGCTCTGAAGTAGGAGTTTTCGAAGATCAATGAGGGCAGATTGTAGCAAGGAACCAgatgttaagtatttgcttaatctaggttccggTCCGTAGTTTTAATATCTGTTTTTCGACTGGGTCACAGCTCTGGTCAGCAtcgttgttgttcttttctttttctttcttgactcggcacgaaAGGGTCAGGTAGAGGTCCGGCgttggactagaaacccccttggtcggttgcgctctacctctgaagattcgcagccatttacgaagtcaatggtgtcgcagtccgttttttttttaactttcggGTTGTTTGGATTTGCCTCATGGAAccagtgtttcattttgcataggATTTCCTtagttttcagaaaaaaatccttttccatattttttttaaaaacaaagattatagcatagttttttttcatatttattacgtgattcctatttttttaagaacgaaataCTTTTCgtgttcaaatatttgtttatccGAGTCCTACTTAATTTAAGTTTCTTTCACTATCTGGGTGTTTTGACAttaaagttattaatttcaaacagagtttgttttatttgttaaccttatCTAAAGATTGAGagcttgctttgtgaatttctcatcCCCATTATTATACAAACTAACCTTTTGTtgtgattttccctcaactcaccatccacacaatCAATATTTCCCCAAAACACCtactaattagtgaatgttttagttagtggagagaaaccccttcttgtaaggtggATTCTTTTGTCAACACCATAAGGTCGAAACCACAATGGTTGCCAGTGAAACTGCTAATATTGATATTAAAGAACCGACCCTGCAGTCGTTGTTCGGAGGTGTGACGTAAAAGTAAGGTTTGCAGGCTTAAGAAACTTACCCTGGAAGCCTATTCTCTGTGCTCTTATGTTGAGTCTTTATTTTATGAGGGTAGTACGTAATAGCCATAGGCTAATGAACTAGTGGCCCTCAATCAGTAATTATTGATTGAAGATTCCAGATGCTGCATTTTTAAACACGTTCTATTGTATTCGAGACATACTTTCTGACAAACATTACtgaaaaagtttttaatgtCACTCAGAATTTGTCTTATGTGTTAAAGTTATGTTGAATTTGCGAGCTTGCTTTGTTAATTTCTGTTCCTGACTTTACCAACTTTGTTCACGAACTTTATAGTGATCAACACGTTGTGCAATCATTTAATTGCTTGAAAGTCATATGACAAACTTCCTGCCTTCTGAAAATGTTATAAGATACATACAAATCaatgaaactttaaaaaaaaacttggttAAAAGAAGTCAAGAGTGATGGGATTTTATAAATTTCCAATAAACGAATCcttctaaaattatttttcacttgACCTTTCGTATGAATCTAGGGACATCCGGcctcagaagtgacggttaatacaaaactTGAATTTATACATACACGATCACTAACTTATTTACTATTAAGTAACAAcagaatgaagaaaaaaacaaacaaacaaacaaacaaacagcagAAAACTAATAACGGAGCTACGGAGCCCATTAAGTGTCATCCAAATTTACActcttattttcagttttcgcgacttttttcgctacttttttcgcgacttgttttggctatgtAGTTTGCAGGCTCGGGAGGCTgcacaaatgaaaagaaatgtggTCGAAGGTGATTCGAAGAATCGTagtcattgttattgttttttctcCGTTGGGTGCAGCTGTTCTACCGCGATATCTACCAGcagaacaacaaaataacttacAACGCGACAATTTGGTTGAGCAATATTTCCATTTGGGGCTGCAGCACTGGGAGATACTGGCCTTTCTCCTGCTCCAGCATGGAATCAGGTTAGGCATACGCCAGCTGAAAAGGATTTTGTCTCGTAGAGGATTAACACGAAGAAACAACATTAGTGATGTGCAGGATATTTTACACGCTATAGAAACAGAACTGAAAGGCAGCGGAGGCATTATCGGTTATCGTGCAATGCATCAAAGACTCGTCAATCATCATAATCTTGTAATTGACAAAGAAACAGTTCGCACCATTCTAAGAATTGTTGATCCTGTTGGCGTTGAAAATCGCTTAAAGCATCGTTTTAAACGAAGGCAGTACCGTAGCAAAGGGCCAAACTATATATGGTATATGGACGGATACGATAAACTAAAACCGTTTGGGTTTTGCATTCACGGCTGTATCGACGGATACAGCCGGCGTATTGTTTGGTTGGAAGTTGGCGTTACCAACAACGACCCAGATGTCACGGCGGGATACTTCTTAGATGCCATTCGTTCTGTTGGTGGTGTACCACGCATTTTGCGTGCCGACAATGGTACAGAAAATGTCCACATTGCAGCGTTTCAGCGATTTTTTCGAAGAGAGGCAGTTGATGCATTTGCCGGGGAAAAGAGTTTCATATACGGAAGATCAGTTTCTAATCAGCGGATCGAGGCATGGTGGGGTCAACTGCGCAGAGGTGGCATGGATTGGTggataactttttttaaagatttgaGAGATAATGGTTTGTTCTGCGACGACAACATTTTCCACGTAGAATCTATACGATTTTGCTTTATGTTTATCATACAAGAGGAATTAAACAAAgcagctaagttatggaatcTTCACAGAATCAGACCCTCTACTAACCCAGAATCTCCTCCCGGAAGACCCGACATGCTATATTTTCTGCCAGAAATCAGTAACACACAGGACTACAAAACAGTCGTAACTGTGGATGATGTGGAACTCGTTGAGGAGACGTGTGGCTTGCAGAATGTTCAGTTACCCTGTTCACCCGAATTTATCTCCTTGGCTGAGATAATTATGAGAGAGAATGGTCTGATGATGCCTAGCAATGCAAATGACGCCAAAGCTCTCTACATAGAGTTAttggataaaataaaagaagttGAAGATAATCTTTAAGGATCCCATTTTCAGTAGTCGGGAATTTGGAAATGCAAAGTGGTTTTCCGTCCGCAATGTTCGCTGCCATCATGTGTGGAACCTTCACTTATTAACGTTGAAATCAGTTGCCTTTAATACTCAAAGAGTTATGTTCGTTCAAGCAGTCTATAAAGCACTAGAATCAGATCCCGGACCAACCCAGAATCTCCTCCTAGGAAAGTAGACTAGACTGCCAGAGATGAGTAACACAAATCAGGACACAGCATGCttccaagaccaatttttataaTGTTCTTGCTTTTTCATGTTATAATAACTCGCGCACGCTCAGCCTATTTAGAGTTGACCGCGTTGTCCATGGAAGGAGGGACAGATTGTTTATATTGCAAAATATTGTCCCTGGATAGGGGGCTTTCATTTATTAGCGCATGAAGGGCTTTCCCACTTCACTCTGCCGACTTCAAAGctaaatgacattttaaaaaatatataaaatattataCCCATTTTCCTGGCCATGGGATAATGCTCTCCCAATTATGGAACCCGTTAAAATTTCCCAGCATGGGAAATACTTTTTATTATCacatgacccgtacggccccgcgcgcgctttcattgcaaaactattgagaaactccccgtatgagggccgaacgcgatggcgcgagcagggccggaaaaagccgtccggccctgctaggatcgcgtacggccctcatacggggattttctcaatagttttgcaatgaaagcgcgcgcgagatgcgaactaaaacaactttgttgcaattgctatataaatcccgacttttcggccaaaatgagcgacgtcagttaacattccgaattttgttacccagagaaaaaaaagggaaaagcgcggtggtcatatgataaaatgcttatattgactgagttaggtcgggccggacggtaAAATATTtcgccctcggtcatggcgctcggtccgtacgccatgacctcgggccaaatattttcccgtccggccctcccactcagtcaataagtacatactTAGGGGATTGAAAATCAAATCATCCACGTCATTTCATATGTGAGAAAACACGTCTGCATCTTGTGGCTGAGGATGATGTGATTGTGCTCTTAATACTGTCTTAGGATCAATAATTCGGGTCCAATAAGGTCCCaaggatatgtggtcttaaaaAGGATGGCCAGATAAAATAGTTCACGTTGCAAAataacttgatttgatttgatatttATAACTTAATAGTGCACAATACTGACTGCGGGGGAAGCAACATTGCAAATAGGAACAACAAAAATAGATGCCAATTTAACTATAGacttaatttatttgatttggtTTCATCTAGTCCTAAGACTACGCATGTACAACATCAAACAATGTTTATTCCTTTTATATGTATCACCTTTTGTTAGTGATAACAGTCACAAACAATTGGAACATGTAacatacaggggcacccaacgaccaatttgttgtaaattgtattatgataccccagttaatgaaaataaatgttattatggcattttcaggtgttttttagtgttgctgggaaaacattatctgttcctttttcccagcaagacacacaagaaatttcccagccagctagataaaattggtcgGTTTCCCAggttttttttagtcgtcctcagtcttcagagtttctacagccagctcgggttgaaatgctagaaaaagtcagtaattcccaggcaaaacctctatcaataacaaaatttcccagccagctcatcgaaacacctgtacttttgccagccagcaagattcctctggggaacagataatgtgagaaacagattcgttgggtgcccctgaacatACAGTGTAATAAGCACGACTTTTCATGAAAATCTGAAAGAGCAAATAATATCAAGATACTTCCGCGAGTTCTGATGAGAGTAACACTCTCAACTGTAATAACGGTGATCAACTTCTATTAAAATTATTTCGAACAGATGTAGCATAAGAAGATCTCTTAAGCTTTTTAATACACGATATGTTTAATTCGACAAGAAACGAATTGCCTCAACCCAGCAATAATTTATGGCCAACAAGATCGAAATCCACAAATCAGTCTTATCCTCCGATTCCTGTTAGCGAGAAAGAGACACTGCTAAAACGTCGGAGGTAATATTTCAGAAACTCAAAAATTATCctctttttttcattaaaaagggGTAAAATTTTTAACTTGAACAATATAACAAGGCTCACAGGAAATGAACTGCGTAGGCCCGACAGGTACTAATAACCCGAACAATGCAAAACCACGGTCTTTAAAAATACCAGGAGCCTATAACGAGGTCGGTCCACCTTTCACAGTGgatttgcattacaacaaaGGGTAGAAAGAGTTACTTTTGGAAACAAGTCCAcatttttcaagcaaaaaaatGGGGAGGTACTGTTCATAAATCAAGTGCATTACTTTTTTGTGGAAGCATGCAGTTAGGTTGTTCTTGTTCCTACTGTTTTTTGTGGCATCAAGGCCTTTGTTTTGTGACATCAAGAAAATTACCGCCCGAAACAAAAACTAACCTCGTCTACTCCTGTTCTGATGCCCG
The genomic region above belongs to Montipora capricornis isolate CH-2021 chromosome 5, ASM3666992v2, whole genome shotgun sequence and contains:
- the LOC138048543 gene encoding uncharacterized protein; the protein is MHQRLVNHHNLVIDKETVRTILRIVDPVGVENRLKHRFKRRQYRSKGPNYIWYMDGYDKLKPFGFCIHGCIDGYSRRIVWLEVGVTNNDPDVTAGYFLDAIRSVGGVPRILRADNGTENVHIAAFQRFFRREAVDAFAGEKSFIYGRSVSNQRIEAWWGQLRRGGMDWWITFFKDLRDNGLFCDDNIFHVESIRFCFMFIIQEELNKAAKLWNLHRIRPSTNPESPPGRPDMLYFLPEISNTQDYKTVVTVDDVELVEETCGLQNVQLPCSPEFISLAEIIMRENGLMMPSNANDAKALYIELLDKIKEVEDNL